From a region of the Thermosulfurimonas sp. F29 genome:
- the cysS gene encoding cysteine--tRNA ligase, which yields METFRKPSKNILELIGNTPLVKLRRIRVKPRVEIWVKLESFNPGGSVKDRIALSMIEDAEERGLLTPGKIVAEASSGNTGIGLAMVCAVKGYRCLIAMPESASIERRKIMQAYGAEILLTPAEKSTDGAIEAIYELVRQYPDRYYNPDQFNNPANWRVHYRTTAPEIWRDTEGRVTHVVASMGTTGTLMGLARYFREKAPQVRVIGVEPVPGHRIQGLKNMKESYPPGIYDRKLPHAVINVDDEEAYELSRRLAREEGIFVGMSSGAALAGALKVAREIDEGLVVVIFPDGGERYLSTPLWVFPEPPRREDFRLTNTLTGKKEVFEPLEPGKVRIYTCGPTLNRRPHLGLYRRMLTADLLRRWLEARGFEVNHVVNLTDFDDKTLAAAEAAGRPLKELTEELAREFLEDLRFLRIKPATHYPRVSEHLSEMVDLTRRLLQSGVAYEKYSSVYFDVSKLADYGKLSGVDLSGLRPGATVDLDEYEKDSPADFTLFKRVTIQELKQGYFVDTEWGKVRPGWHIQCAALAMKYLGEKFDIHTSGMDLLFPHHENERAIARALTGEEFCRYWVHSALVLVEGRKMSVSAGNEVTLADLRARGYTGREIRFFLLRTHYRKPLNFSFRALEEARRALSWLTLFCGLLASAPRGGRSSEAEEALKELREGFETAMNDDLNVPQVVAELFRFSRRWYPLVVETGVPESLRDEALSVLKEIDGVLEVLVFPEEVREEGVLRIVSERETARKSRDFATADRLRDELRRAGFLLVDTPRGPRVFRLPDE from the coding sequence GAGGCCTCGAGCGGGAACACCGGTATAGGCCTGGCCATGGTGTGTGCGGTCAAGGGTTACCGTTGTCTCATCGCCATGCCCGAGTCGGCCTCCATCGAACGGCGCAAGATCATGCAGGCCTACGGAGCCGAGATCCTGCTTACCCCCGCGGAAAAGAGCACCGACGGGGCCATCGAAGCCATTTACGAGCTGGTCCGGCAGTATCCGGACAGGTACTACAATCCCGATCAGTTCAACAATCCGGCCAACTGGAGGGTTCATTACCGCACCACGGCTCCGGAGATCTGGCGGGATACCGAGGGGCGGGTCACCCATGTGGTGGCCTCCATGGGGACCACCGGGACTCTCATGGGGCTCGCCCGCTACTTCAGGGAAAAGGCCCCCCAGGTACGGGTGATAGGGGTGGAGCCGGTGCCGGGGCATCGCATTCAGGGCCTCAAGAACATGAAGGAATCCTATCCTCCGGGAATTTACGACCGCAAACTGCCCCACGCGGTAATCAATGTGGACGACGAGGAGGCCTACGAATTGAGCCGGCGTCTGGCCCGGGAGGAGGGCATCTTCGTGGGCATGAGCTCCGGGGCGGCGCTGGCCGGGGCCCTGAAGGTGGCCCGGGAGATAGACGAGGGGCTCGTCGTGGTCATCTTTCCCGACGGGGGCGAGCGTTACCTCTCCACTCCTCTGTGGGTCTTCCCCGAGCCTCCGCGCCGGGAGGACTTTCGCCTGACCAATACCCTCACCGGAAAAAAGGAGGTTTTCGAGCCCCTTGAGCCCGGAAAGGTCCGGATCTACACCTGTGGCCCCACGCTCAATCGCCGGCCCCATCTGGGCCTTTACCGGAGGATGCTCACCGCGGATCTGCTGAGGCGCTGGCTCGAGGCTCGGGGCTTTGAGGTGAACCATGTGGTCAACCTTACCGACTTCGACGACAAGACCCTGGCCGCGGCGGAAGCCGCGGGGCGTCCCCTTAAGGAATTGACCGAAGAGCTGGCCCGGGAATTCTTAGAGGACCTCCGGTTTCTCCGCATAAAGCCCGCCACCCATTATCCCCGGGTGAGCGAACACCTTTCGGAGATGGTGGATCTCACCCGCCGGCTCCTTCAGAGCGGGGTGGCTTACGAAAAGTACTCCTCGGTCTATTTTGATGTCTCTAAACTTGCCGATTACGGAAAACTTTCCGGAGTGGATCTTTCGGGGCTACGGCCCGGGGCCACCGTGGATCTCGACGAATACGAAAAGGATTCTCCGGCGGATTTTACCCTCTTCAAGAGGGTAACCATTCAGGAACTCAAGCAGGGTTACTTCGTGGACACGGAATGGGGAAAGGTGCGTCCGGGGTGGCACATTCAGTGTGCGGCCCTGGCCATGAAGTACCTGGGGGAAAAGTTCGACATCCACACCAGCGGTATGGACCTCCTCTTTCCCCACCACGAAAACGAACGGGCCATTGCCCGGGCCCTCACGGGTGAGGAATTCTGTCGCTACTGGGTGCACTCGGCCCTGGTGCTGGTGGAGGGCAGGAAGATGTCCGTTTCCGCCGGAAACGAGGTGACCCTTGCGGACCTCCGGGCCAGGGGATATACCGGTCGCGAGATACGGTTTTTCCTCCTGCGGACCCACTATCGCAAGCCTCTGAACTTCAGCTTTCGGGCCCTGGAGGAGGCCCGAAGGGCCCTTTCCTGGCTGACTCTTTTCTGTGGCCTCCTGGCGAGCGCACCCCGGGGTGGGAGATCCTCCGAGGCTGAAGAGGCCCTTAAGGAACTACGGGAGGGGTTTGAGACGGCCATGAACGACGACCTCAATGTTCCTCAGGTGGTGGCCGAACTCTTTCGCTTCTCCCGGCGGTGGTATCCTCTGGTGGTGGAAACCGGCGTGCCGGAGAGCCTGAGAGACGAGGCCCTTTCCGTGCTTAAAGAAATCGACGGAGTGCTCGAGGTGCTGGTCTTTCCCGAGGAGGTGCGGGAGGAGGGGGTTCTGCGGATCGTTTCCGAGAGGGAGACCGCCCGCAAGTCCCGGGATTTTGCCACCGCCGATCGTCTGCGGGACGAACTTCGCCGGGCGGGATTCCTCCTGGTGGACACTCCTCGAGGTCCCCGGGTCTTCCGTCTCCCGGATGAGTAG
- a CDS encoding endonuclease III domain-containing protein: MSSYYGDILQEIYRRLFRHFGPQHWWPAESPFEVCVGAILTQNTNWRNVERAIENLKARNLLSPQALYELPEDLLAELIRPAGYFRVKARRLGEFVRWLVERYGGNLSALEEVDTGELRRELLTLRGIGPETADSILLYALGRPVFVVDAYTRRILLRHGLVTEEADYHEIQELFMENLPADPDLFNEYHALLVACGKHLCRSRRPRCGDCPLQEMGSDPIF; the protein is encoded by the coding sequence ATGAGTAGTTATTACGGGGATATTCTTCAAGAAATCTACCGGCGACTTTTCCGGCACTTCGGTCCGCAGCACTGGTGGCCTGCGGAAAGCCCCTTCGAGGTCTGCGTGGGGGCCATACTCACCCAGAACACCAACTGGCGCAATGTGGAAAGGGCCATCGAAAACCTTAAAGCCCGAAACCTGCTCTCCCCGCAGGCCCTCTATGAACTTCCAGAAGATCTTTTGGCCGAACTTATTCGCCCGGCCGGGTACTTCCGGGTGAAGGCGCGGCGTCTCGGAGAATTCGTGCGCTGGCTGGTGGAGCGCTACGGGGGGAATCTTTCGGCCCTTGAGGAGGTGGACACCGGGGAACTCCGTCGGGAACTTCTCACCCTTCGGGGCATAGGTCCGGAGACCGCCGACAGCATTCTTCTCTACGCTCTCGGGCGTCCGGTGTTCGTGGTGGACGCCTATACCCGGCGCATTCTTCTGCGCCACGGTCTCGTCACCGAGGAGGCCGATTATCACGAGATCCAGGAGCTTTTCATGGAAAATCTTCCGGCAGACCCTGATCTTTTCAACGAATATCATGCCCTTTTGGTGGCCTGCGGGAAGCACCTCTGCCGCTCCCGCCGCCCCCGTTGCGGCGATTGCCCCCTTCAAGAAATGGGATCCGATCCTATTTTTTGA
- a CDS encoding transposase: protein MPGRPRIIAPGYPHHVVSRANHGQTCFHEEEDYRVFLDIVGNLKRKREIRIWSFCIMPNHFHLLVVPETPEDLVKFMQGLLVTYTQYYNRKYGQEGQLWRAKYHSSIVDHEHYLWKVMRYIERNPVRAGLVEWPEDYPYSSASKNRIGSQFLDEPPFTPETKAYYLEWRRQPEPPELLAFLRQNSRKNRPLGPPDFARRFGFEERKRGRPPNLKK, encoded by the coding sequence ATGCCGGGAAGACCAAGAATAATTGCACCGGGATATCCTCATCATGTCGTCTCCCGGGCTAATCATGGACAAACCTGTTTCCACGAGGAAGAGGATTATCGAGTTTTCCTTGACATCGTAGGCAATCTCAAAAGGAAACGAGAAATCCGAATCTGGAGCTTTTGTATTATGCCTAATCATTTTCACCTCCTGGTAGTTCCTGAAACTCCAGAGGATCTCGTTAAATTCATGCAGGGTCTTCTGGTGACCTATACCCAGTATTACAACCGCAAATACGGCCAGGAGGGGCAGCTCTGGCGGGCCAAATATCACTCCTCCATAGTGGATCACGAACACTACCTCTGGAAGGTCATGCGTTACATAGAGCGCAACCCGGTGAGAGCCGGGCTGGTGGAATGGCCGGAGGATTATCCCTATTCCTCGGCCAGCAAAAATAGGATCGGATCCCAATTTTTAGATGAGCCGCCCTTTACGCCGGAGACGAAAGCCTATTATCTGGAATGGCGACGGCAACCGGAGCCGCCGGAACTTCTGGCTTTTTTGCGTCAAAACAGCCGTAAGAACAGGCCCCTGGGACCACCGGACTTCGCCCGTCGGTTCGGATTCGAGGAACGGAAAAGAGGTCGTCCGCCTAACCTCAAAAAATAG